The region ACGCTCGAGACCGCACTCCCTGAGACGTTCCCCGACACGACGGTCGACACGGACTACGGCGTGCGCCTCGAGTTCGACGACGCCTCGTGGGTACTTGTCCGCCCGAGCGGGACCGAACCCTACGTTCGCATCTACGCCGAGAGCGATGAGGTCGACGAACTGGTGAGCGAGGCAAGCGACGTAATCGAGTCGACGGTCGCAGAACACAGTACATAACGTTCGCAAGCGGGCGGTGCTTTCTTGCCCGCGCTTGAGCAAGCAGTCGCTATGGCACGTTCTGACGCCGACCTCATCGAGGCCGCTCGCGATATCCAGACCCAGGCGCACGTCCCCTACTCCGAATACCGTGTCGGGGCTGCACTCGAGACCGCAGACGGCGAGGTCTTCGTTGGCTGTAACCTCGAGAACGCGAACTACAGCAACAGTCTCCACGCCGAGGAGGTCGCCATCGCAGAGGCGGTCAAGACGGGCCACCGCGATTTCGCGCGGCTCGCAGTCAGTTCGGGTCGCCGCGACGGCGTCACGCCCTGCGGGATGTGTCGCCAGACGCTGGCGGAGTTCTGTGACGACAATCTCCGGGTGCTCTGTGATGAGGGCGAGGACGCGGAGCCAACAGAATATACCCTCAGCGAACTGCTGCCGAATACGATCAGTCAGGAGACGCTCGAGTAGTCGTCTCGAGTGACCACTGATGACGAGTCGTTGTCTGATCGGAACCACTTTGGAGACTGACTGTCACGACACAGGTATGTCCCCTCCAGACGAGACGCAGCGAACGCCCCTCTCTGACATGGATGACGCGGAACTCTACACCATCGTCCGACGCGCCACTCGAGATGCCATCTTCGATGTCATCGGTACACTGGCGTTGCTTGGCTTTTCGTTAGTGCTCCTCTGGGGAAGCGTCCAGAATGTTCTCGTACACGGTGTTGACGGGCTGTTCTTTGTCGCTCCCTTTGTCGTCCTTGCCCTCTACTGCGGGGCTGCCGCGTTCGATCTCGCTCCGCTGCCGTCAATTCCGTTTACAGCCACTGACGACGGCACAGGCAGATACTGAAACTAACTTACCCGCTCGAGGACTCGTGGACTTCTTCACTCGCTTCGATCAGTTGGACCAGCACCGAGGCAAACAGCGATCCAGCACTCCAGATCGCAGTTTCACAGCCGTCGTCGTCGACCACACTCAACAGAATCGTATCGTCGTCGACGACGATGATCCGTCCCGAGCGCTGATCGCTGGTCCGCGACTGTGGCGGTGAGTCGACCGTGACGCCCTCGAGGTGCTCGAATTGCGTTCGGATCGACTCCACGCGACTCACGACGAGGACAGAGACGCCCTCGGCCGCCTGCGACTCGAGTGCGCGTTCCACTGGCTCGGTGATGAACTCCGGCAGGCGTGTCCCGAAGACGATCCGTTCTTCGGCCCGCGAAAGTAGGTCCAACACGCGGTCGTCGACCCGGTCCCGGCCGCGAACGGTCCAGATATCTTCCTGGGTTTCCTCGCCGGTAGAGTCCTGTTTGACCTCATCGACGTACGCAAACGCCCGTTCTCGCTCCTGTTCGAAGCGATTTTGCAAGGTGCGCTCTGCCTCCTCGAGACTGACCGGCCGGTAGCGGATTGGACTCGACTGCTGGACCTCGAGGAGCCCGCGTTCTTCCAAGCTCTCGGCGACGCTGTAGACCTGCGAACGCGGCACATCGGCGACTCGATCGACATCTCGAGCGGTGCCGGAGCCGAGTTGGTGGAGTGCAATGAAGACTTTCGCCTCGTAGCTGGTGAGGCCAAGACGTTCGAACGCGTCAATAGCCTCGGTTTCGTCGACGCTCATTGGGTATCACCATCGTTCTCATCGGATACTTGAGTAGCTACCTCTGTCTCGGCCGCCTCGTCGTCAGCTACGCTGCCGCCATCGCTTGCGGCAGGCGTTCGTCGCTGTGTTGAGTGCCGATCAAACGAGACATCCGGACCAAGGTAACGGGTCCAGAGCACGAGCAGCGTTGGCAAGACCACGACGCTCGCCAGGAACGCGTAGATGATCGTTAGCCCGGTAATGATGCCAAACTGCCGGAGCACGGGCAGGATGGCAAACGCAAGCGTCCCGAAGCCGCCGACGGTCGTCGCTGCGCTCCCGAGAAGGGCACCGCCGGTGCCGGTAACCGTCGTGTTCATCGCGTCCCAGACGTTGCCCTGACGATCTAACTCGAGGGTGTAGCGGGCGCTGATGTGGATGCTGTAGGCGACACCGAGGCCGATGGTGAGGCTGGTGATCATCCCCGTCAGGACGTTAAATGGCATCCCGATGAGGTACATCGTGCCGAGAATCCAACTCGTCGCGAACGCAACGGGCAACAGGGTGACGGCACCGAGCGTTGCGCTGTTGCCGGTCAGCCAGTACGCCGCAGAAAGGAACGTAAAGACGGCGACGAGCGTGATGAGCAGGCTCTGGAGAACCGTATCGAGCAGATCCTGTTCGACGATGTAGTTGACGAGTGGGTCCCCA is a window of Natronolimnobius sp. AArcel1 DNA encoding:
- the cdd gene encoding cytidine deaminase; this translates as MARSDADLIEAARDIQTQAHVPYSEYRVGAALETADGEVFVGCNLENANYSNSLHAEEVAIAEAVKTGHRDFARLAVSSGRRDGVTPCGMCRQTLAEFCDDNLRVLCDEGEDAEPTEYTLSELLPNTISQETLE
- a CDS encoding TrmB family transcriptional regulator, coding for MSVDETEAIDAFERLGLTSYEAKVFIALHQLGSGTARDVDRVADVPRSQVYSVAESLEERGLLEVQQSSPIRYRPVSLEEAERTLQNRFEQERERAFAYVDEVKQDSTGEETQEDIWTVRGRDRVDDRVLDLLSRAEERIVFGTRLPEFITEPVERALESQAAEGVSVLVVSRVESIRTQFEHLEGVTVDSPPQSRTSDQRSGRIIVVDDDTILLSVVDDDGCETAIWSAGSLFASVLVQLIEASEEVHESSSG